Below is a window of Mus caroli chromosome 2, CAROLI_EIJ_v1.1, whole genome shotgun sequence DNA.
AATCAGACTTCTAATCATCTACTGAGccttataatatataaaattatatttttctctttttattatatttttcttaatgctctcagtattttatataattttcatggCATAATTCTGTTAAAGATGATCCTGAGATCTTGATAttataaaaagaattattcatttcatttctgaaagTCTACTGCTAAGGGAGAGATACATAACATTTTCAATTGTCATCATCTGTTATCTCTCTGAATTAATTTATTGTATCTAATAATTGCTATTTggattctttattattttcaaaacaacaaTTTGTATTATCTACCAATTTAAAGAGTTATACAATTTTAAGTCTTGTGtcctttttgatttttatattgtcTAAGACTTCAAATACAACCAAGAAtagaataagagaaagagaaaggtttaATTTTTTGGTGAGTGCATCAATTTCCTCAAAGCTGAGAAATATAGAAGCATAAAATATTCCATATTTTGTTATTATCTTTATTGTCCTTAAGACATATCAAAAAGGACTGATATATACTTGTctaattatttgattttattctatttcaCTGGTCAGACTAAAATTTTatcaatttcattaaaaaataaatggagacactttaaatatttaacatttacttaacaataatcattaattttatgtgtacatattgTTAACCCTAATAACAAGCTATTTGCTACCATAGCATAGATATCCTTGGGACTCATCAGTTTCATCTATGTAAATGGTTCCCTAGGTACCCAACCTAAATACTCTGCTAAATTTGTGATCCACAGCCTTCATATATGTCTTTTTGGGGGTCAACTTTTCATAATaaagacacacacgcacacacacacacacacatacagaatatgttccaacgtgtaataaggacacatgctccactatgttcatagcagccttatttataatagccagaaactagaaacataccatatgtccctcaacagaagaatggatagagaaaatgtggtacatttacacaatggagtactactcagatattaaaaataataaattttgaaatttttaggcaGATGGataagattactttttttttttagatttatttatttattatatgtaagtacactgtagctgtcttcagacattccagaagagggcgccagatctcgttgcggatggttgtgagccaccatgtggttgctgggatttgaactctggacctttggaagagcagtcgggtgctcttacccactgagccatttcaccagcccctactttttaagataataaaattattgaccctttttttaaaaaccacaaattACAGCCTGCCAGTAGGAGAAAATGTTTGAGCTTTGTTCCGTCCACCAAgggtatttatatatgtaaagtgGTTGGAGTTTTAGAGACATCTGCACCTTTACTCACCAACACCACCATATGTACACTTACAAATATGTTTGCTAAAGACTTGTGTATTAACAACTAAATTAAGTACAATACCTCTAATAATTAGTCACTCAACTTGTGGAAACAGATGTTATGGATATTACATTTTGGGATATTGTACTATATTAAGTaataatttaaagaacaaattttagTCTCAGATGGAGATAACTTAAGAATCTCATTTAATtctatttgtttaattattattctttattcatgttacataaaatgaaaacccCAAATTATATAGACCACTGCTGTTTTGTTAAATGTATATCTTTGGTTTGatcttttctaattcttttcaGCTCACTCAATTAGTGTTTTGGTAGATAGCTGTGTTCATGCAAAAGTGGAAACCTTTGCCTGGTAAGGCAATTTAGTAAAATTTACTAAGatattatttataaacataaacatatgaCTTTGTCAAAAATGTTAAGTTAAACTTTACTAAAAACAGAACAGTTAATTGAAAACCCTGTGAGGAAAAAGCATGTATGATCAGATTCAAGATTCAGTTTCACAGTAATTAAATGGTTGGTCAATAAATGATATATCCTCTTTATATTATTAACTTATATTTGGAGATtggaacaaaatttaaatataaattatattttctattttaaaatttatttcaaagaaTCAGTCTTACAAATACTTGGTGCAGGTTTCTAGACATTATAAATTTCCTTTGTGACTAAGGTAGTTACTTACAAATCTTTTCATGGCatttttcatctctttatttctcAGAGTATAAATGGCTGGATTTAGGAGAGGTGTAAAAACAGAGTAAAATACAGCAAGAAATTTATCCAACCAAGTGATATTGAGAGGCCACACATAGATGAAGATGCAGGGCACAAAAAAGATCAGCACCACTGTAATGTGGGCAGTGCATGTNTTCATTGCCTTAGATGCACCAGCTTTAGAGCTCTGACATACAGTGATAAGAATATATGTGTAGGAAATAAGCAACAGAATAAAGCAAGTTACAGCCACNNNNNNNNNNNNNNNNNNNNNNNNNNNNNNNNNNNNNNNNNNNNNNNNNNNNNNNNNNNNNNNNNNNNNNNNNNNNNNNNNNNNNNNNNNNNNNNACAATGGGCAAAGAAGACCTGGGACATGCATCCTGCAAAGGAAATGGTCTTGTTTTCTCTG
It encodes the following:
- the LOC110306830 gene encoding olfactory receptor 4K3-like: MDEGNHTVVSEFILWGLSSSQRIEVLLFMVFSMLYLLIVSGNIVILVLITTDPHLHSPMYFLLANLSFIDMWLSSVTTPKMITDFLRENKTISFAGCMSQVFFAHLAVTCFILLLISYTYILITVCQSSKAGASKAMXTCTAHITVVLIFFVPCIFIYVWPLNITWLDKFLAVFYSVFTPLLNPAIYTLRNKEMKNAMKRFVSNYLSHKGNL